The following proteins come from a genomic window of Paenibacillus swuensis:
- a CDS encoding GNAT family N-acetyltransferase encodes MKTYLRRGECYVAELNHEIIGVYVLLPTRPETVELVNIAVMESRHGQGIGKQLVLHAIKTAKVSGYKTIEVGTGNSSVGQLYLYQKCGFRIVGVDRDFFVRHYPEVIYENGIHCRDMIRLSQDL; translated from the coding sequence GTGAAGACTTATTTGCGGCGGGGTGAATGTTATGTTGCTGAACTAAATCATGAAATTATCGGGGTGTATGTGTTACTTCCGACTCGGCCGGAAACGGTTGAACTTGTCAACATTGCGGTCATGGAATCCAGGCACGGGCAAGGAATTGGGAAGCAACTGGTGTTACACGCCATTAAAACCGCGAAGGTAAGTGGATACAAAACTATCGAAGTCGGAACCGGTAACTCCAGTGTGGGGCAACTATATCTGTATCAAAAATGCGGGTTCAGAATCGTTGGCGTGGATAGAGACTTTTTTGTCAGACATTATCCTGAGGTCATTTACGAGAACGGCATCCATTGCCGAGATATGATTCGGTTGTCGCAAGATTTGTAA
- a CDS encoding Hsp20/alpha crystallin family protein, producing the protein MSPFNENNPLQPWAHFEQMFGMKLPRLPGGTEPEAIEAYVNEVIDRSLPLTAPVYPRALRAETFETHNSVIVKIRIPPKIKLRNLRVLIHPGHIKVEGLHRSRPQIIKLPTLVNKKRSKAVYRDGILQIQIRKHTANGGGYHEVYIR; encoded by the coding sequence ATGAGTCCGTTCAATGAGAATAACCCCTTGCAGCCTTGGGCGCATTTTGAGCAGATGTTCGGGATGAAGCTTCCCCGCTTGCCCGGCGGCACGGAGCCTGAGGCGATTGAAGCCTATGTGAATGAGGTCATCGACCGCTCCCTGCCCTTGACTGCACCTGTGTATCCCAGAGCGCTGCGGGCCGAAACCTTCGAAACGCATAACAGCGTGATTGTGAAGATTCGTATTCCGCCCAAAATAAAACTGAGAAACCTGCGTGTGCTAATCCATCCCGGGCATATCAAGGTGGAAGGTCTTCATCGTTCAAGGCCTCAAATCATCAAGCTGCCCACACTCGTGAACAAAAAGCGCAGCAAAGCGGTCTACCGCGACGGCATCCTGCAAATTCAAATCCGAAAGCATACGGCGAACGGCGGAGGATATCACGAAGTTTATATTCGTTAA
- a CDS encoding spore germination protein: protein MPNVFNIFNIKINNVSSNGSVNMGNTILRGNSADSKEVGGNSVIGDASPAYQVDRNVVSDPDLIDQPTSSL from the coding sequence ATGCCGAATGTATTCAACATCTTCAATATTAAGATCAACAACGTCTCCAGCAACGGTTCGGTCAACATGGGGAACACGATTCTGCGGGGCAACTCGGCGGATTCGAAGGAAGTGGGCGGCAACAGCGTCATCGGCGACGCCAGCCCGGCCTATCAGGTGGACCGTAACGTCGTAAGCGACCCGGATCTGATTGACCAACCTACGAGCTCCTTGTGA
- the gerPC gene encoding spore germination protein GerPC, which produces MNPFYPKFYSYPQANYHPYYNTYPTSHPNNSTQSNTQPYSNPQNNPYLVMLEQRIRQLEAKQQFLEQEQAVLKEQLQSIKPIHIENINYKIQELTVSELSGTLNIGMTALTDHEQLQKWLSESSESGEPVNIQGLDSSQSAEEDPN; this is translated from the coding sequence ATGAACCCCTTTTATCCCAAATTTTACTCCTATCCTCAAGCGAATTACCATCCATACTACAACACCTATCCGACTTCTCATCCCAATAACAGTACGCAGAGTAACACCCAGCCGTATTCTAATCCCCAAAACAACCCGTATCTAGTCATGTTGGAACAGCGGATTCGGCAGTTGGAGGCGAAGCAGCAGTTTTTGGAACAAGAACAGGCCGTGTTGAAAGAGCAGCTGCAGTCGATCAAGCCCATACACATTGAGAACATCAATTACAAAATCCAGGAGCTTACCGTAAGCGAGCTTAGCGGCACCTTGAATATCGGCATGACCGCGCTGACCGACCATGAGCAATTGCAGAAATGGTTGTCGGAATCGTCGGAATCGGGCGAGCCCGTGAACATCCAAGGGTTGGACAGTTCGCAATCAGCGGAGGAAGACCCTAATTAA
- a CDS encoding type 1 glutamine amidotransferase domain-containing protein, which yields MKKVAFLLADGFEDSEMKNPYDAIVKNGNDAVIISLKAGDELKGKKGTIQYTSHLAASEARAEDYAAVIIPGGKSPSHLREDKDIQAFVQAADKAGLPISAICHGPQVLASAGLLQGRTLTGYAAIADEIKQAGGNYVDKEVVVDRNLVTSRTPEDEPAFIEETINKLGVSAY from the coding sequence GTGAAAAAGGTGGCCTTTCTGCTGGCCGACGGGTTTGAGGACTCCGAGATGAAAAACCCTTATGACGCAATCGTGAAGAACGGCAATGACGCCGTCATTATTTCGCTGAAAGCCGGGGATGAGCTCAAAGGCAAGAAAGGCACAATCCAATATACGTCTCATCTGGCGGCATCCGAGGCGCGAGCTGAAGATTATGCGGCTGTTATTATCCCGGGAGGCAAATCGCCTTCGCATTTGCGGGAGGATAAAGACATTCAGGCTTTCGTTCAGGCGGCTGACAAAGCGGGGCTTCCCATCTCGGCGATCTGCCACGGACCGCAAGTGTTGGCGTCTGCAGGATTGCTGCAAGGCCGCACGTTGACGGGATACGCCGCAATTGCGGATGAGATCAAGCAAGCGGGCGGCAACTATGTCGACAAGGAAGTGGTCGTGGATCGCAATCTTGTGACTTCACGCACACCGGAGGATGAGCCTGCATTTATTGAAGAGACGATCAATAAATTAGGTGTTAGCGCCTATTAG
- a CDS encoding SMI1/KNR4 family protein yields the protein MSSISYEKAIKLLTYFEKREDLWAIGPCSLELIEAAQKALGLSISGCYLEFVLEYGALSFGSEEISGIVNDDFKLTDDFTNSFQTDAVSQTLDLRKTGLPHHLFMIYNTTWGEIFCLDYSNIDAFSKEPTVVTYYLGFDHEAQNYEIIARNFGDFLLDRVTEAICVNECDED from the coding sequence GTGAGTTCGATTTCATATGAGAAAGCAATTAAATTGTTAACGTATTTTGAAAAGCGAGAAGATTTATGGGCAATAGGTCCGTGCTCTCTAGAATTAATTGAAGCTGCACAGAAAGCATTGGGATTGAGCATATCGGGTTGTTATCTCGAATTTGTCCTCGAATATGGTGCATTATCATTTGGTTCTGAAGAAATAAGTGGAATAGTTAACGACGATTTTAAATTAACTGATGACTTTACGAATTCTTTTCAAACAGACGCAGTTAGTCAAACACTTGATCTGAGAAAAACAGGGCTGCCCCATCATTTATTTATGATTTATAACACAACATGGGGAGAAATATTCTGTCTGGATTACAGCAATATAGATGCATTTTCAAAAGAGCCTACCGTTGTTACCTATTATCTTGGCTTTGACCATGAGGCACAGAATTATGAAATTATTGCTAGAAATTTTGGAGATTTCTTGTTGGATCGTGTGACCGAAGCCATCTGTGTTAATGAGTGTGATGAAGATTGA
- a CDS encoding peptidylprolyl isomerase translates to MNDKYKGLLIGALAGTLLTGTAAYAGNGMVEALTKQVKMIYNGTEVQAPGNILIHEGRTYAQLSTVGKIMGKPVIWDGKTNTIRIGDNGLNEVVAVYTGGQVTKGEILKFLNVTSLFMSSEIPLTNTDFLEKTLKEYITLKVLASKADAEVKNKAKTDSAARMVQMKPQLVGALADILKKDGLVEADIARYITMQIEAQGVLRKSITDAKLRAEFNAALLAKPADYTVVTVSHILIGLKDASTGQELRKKEDALARANEVRQKLMNGGDFAILAKEYSDDPGSKDSGGTYENQLAANYVEAFKNASVTLPIGTISEPVETEFGYHLMKVSARNVQTFDQAKETLLEAAINRAYGEFTTEQLPGLIKSLKVSAIGN, encoded by the coding sequence ATGAACGATAAATATAAAGGCTTGCTGATTGGCGCGTTAGCGGGAACATTGTTGACGGGAACGGCCGCGTATGCGGGTAACGGTATGGTCGAGGCCCTGACGAAACAAGTGAAAATGATCTATAACGGAACCGAAGTCCAAGCGCCGGGGAATATACTCATTCACGAAGGACGAACCTACGCTCAACTGAGCACGGTCGGGAAGATTATGGGCAAGCCGGTTATTTGGGATGGCAAAACGAACACGATTCGCATTGGCGACAACGGGTTGAACGAAGTGGTAGCGGTGTATACGGGCGGACAGGTGACGAAAGGGGAAATCCTCAAATTTCTCAATGTGACAAGCTTGTTTATGTCCTCGGAAATACCCTTGACGAACACTGACTTTTTGGAAAAAACGCTGAAAGAATACATCACATTAAAAGTACTTGCTTCCAAGGCCGATGCCGAAGTGAAAAATAAAGCCAAGACCGACAGTGCTGCCCGAATGGTTCAGATGAAACCACAACTCGTCGGGGCGCTTGCGGACATATTGAAAAAAGACGGACTAGTTGAAGCGGACATAGCCCGATATATCACTATGCAGATTGAAGCACAGGGTGTGTTGCGGAAGTCGATTACCGATGCGAAGCTGCGAGCCGAATTTAACGCCGCATTGCTGGCGAAGCCTGCAGACTACACCGTTGTGACGGTCAGCCATATTCTAATCGGACTGAAAGACGCTTCAACTGGCCAGGAGCTGCGCAAGAAAGAAGATGCCCTGGCCCGTGCGAACGAAGTGCGGCAGAAACTGATGAACGGCGGAGACTTCGCGATACTAGCCAAAGAATACTCCGATGATCCCGGCTCCAAGGACAGCGGAGGTACGTATGAAAACCAATTGGCGGCCAATTATGTTGAAGCATTCAAGAACGCATCTGTGACATTACCTATCGGAACGATCAGCGAACCTGTGGAAACTGAGTTCGGTTACCATCTCATGAAGGTATCGGCGCGAAATGTACAGACATTTGACCAAGCGAAGGAGACACTTCTCGAAGCCGCCATCAATCGCGCATATGGGGAGTTTACTACCGAACAATTACCGGGGTTAATCAAAAGCTTGAAAGTATCCGCGATAGGCAATTAA